The following proteins are encoded in a genomic region of Rudaeicoccus suwonensis:
- a CDS encoding LLM class flavin-dependent oxidoreductase, translated as MKAFGFLSFGHYGPVPGSQTRDAKDALKQALDLAVAADEIGVNGAYVRVHHFERQQSAPIPLLAAIAARTKRIEVGTGVIDMRYENPLGLAEELASLDLLADQRIAIGISRGSPETAQRGYEAFGYTGSTDPRGADIARSKFETFLAAIDGAGMVAADPQRARPGSRLRIEPQSPGLRGRIWWGSGTRETAENTGRLGLNLMSSTLLTETNGGAFADLQREQIDRFRQAYAAAGHTGAPRVSVSRSIFPIVDERDAAYFSGADDGDQIGVIDGFRSTFGKTYAAAPDVLIEQLRADAAVQAADTLMLTIPNQLGVDYNLHVLSSFAEHVAPALGWQPNTAGPVQGEPVVAAHAPGETAGNETAIT; from the coding sequence GTGAAAGCCTTCGGATTCCTCAGCTTCGGTCACTACGGGCCGGTGCCCGGTTCGCAGACCCGCGACGCGAAAGACGCCCTCAAACAGGCGCTCGACCTGGCAGTCGCGGCCGACGAGATCGGCGTCAACGGCGCCTACGTCCGGGTGCACCACTTCGAGCGTCAGCAGTCCGCACCGATCCCGTTGCTGGCGGCAATTGCCGCTCGCACCAAGCGGATCGAGGTTGGCACCGGCGTCATCGACATGCGCTACGAGAACCCCCTCGGTCTTGCCGAAGAGCTCGCCTCCCTCGACCTGCTCGCCGACCAGCGCATCGCGATCGGAATCTCCCGTGGCTCACCTGAGACCGCCCAGCGCGGTTACGAGGCCTTCGGTTACACCGGCAGCACCGACCCTCGCGGCGCCGACATCGCTCGCTCGAAGTTCGAAACCTTCCTGGCTGCCATCGACGGAGCCGGCATGGTCGCCGCCGACCCGCAGCGCGCGCGACCGGGCTCGCGGTTGCGCATCGAACCCCAGTCGCCCGGGTTGCGCGGTCGCATCTGGTGGGGCTCCGGCACCCGCGAAACCGCTGAGAACACTGGGCGACTCGGCCTCAACCTGATGTCGTCGACACTGCTGACCGAGACCAACGGCGGGGCCTTCGCCGATCTGCAGCGCGAGCAGATCGACCGGTTCCGGCAGGCGTATGCCGCAGCCGGACACACAGGTGCACCGCGGGTCTCGGTCTCGCGCAGCATCTTCCCGATCGTGGACGAACGCGACGCGGCATACTTCTCAGGCGCCGACGACGGCGACCAGATCGGCGTCATCGACGGCTTCCGATCGACCTTCGGCAAGACGTATGCCGCAGCTCCGGATGTCCTGATCGAGCAATTGCGCGCCGATGCGGCGGTGCAGGCTGCCGACACCCTGATGCTCACGATCCCCAACCAGCTCGGCGTCGACTACAACCTGCACGTGCTCAGCAGTTTCGCGGAACACGTCGCACCGGCACTGGGGTGGCAGCCGAACACGGCAGGACCGGTGCAGGGCGAGCCGGTGGTCGCTGCCCACGCACCTGGTGAAACCGCCGGCAACGAGACCGCGATCACGTGA
- a CDS encoding 4-hydroxybenzoate 3-monooxygenase: MSAERTAPDVVTTTSVAIVGAGPAGLMLAHRLGRSGVDCVNIDVRARAEIETTHRAGILESASAADLLDTGVSDRILRDGDEHAGVELRFGGRSHRIDFQDLVGASVWLYPQTDVFIDLADARDRDGGVVHFGVSGTVVDSVETDSPTVKFTDAAGARHEIRARYVVGADGSHSVCRKLVPEAQRSQFFREYPFAWFGLLVETPKNAPELIYAHSEHGFALVSQRSDTVQRLYFQCDPDESVDAWSDEQIWSTLHDRLSGDDGFELHTGPIIDKSVLRFRSFVQQPMRWGSMLLAGDAAHTVPPTGARGLNLALHDVRVLAPILVRALGAAGDSALDDYEPQALERVWRAQNFSFWMTQMLHNPPAATGFDLQRQLGELSNVVGTRAGRAYLAEQYTGWPSAGGPVG, from the coding sequence ATGAGCGCTGAACGCACGGCACCCGACGTCGTGACAACCACCTCGGTCGCCATCGTGGGTGCCGGGCCGGCCGGGTTGATGCTCGCCCATCGGCTCGGCCGGTCAGGCGTCGACTGCGTCAACATCGACGTGCGCGCCAGGGCCGAGATCGAGACGACGCACCGGGCCGGGATCCTCGAATCTGCTTCAGCCGCAGACCTGCTCGACACCGGCGTCTCCGACCGGATCCTGCGCGACGGCGACGAGCACGCCGGAGTGGAGCTGCGCTTCGGCGGGCGCAGCCACCGCATCGACTTCCAGGATCTGGTCGGGGCCTCGGTCTGGCTCTACCCACAGACCGACGTCTTCATCGACCTGGCCGACGCCCGTGACCGCGACGGTGGCGTCGTGCATTTCGGGGTCAGCGGCACAGTCGTCGACAGCGTCGAAACCGACTCTCCCACAGTGAAATTCACCGACGCTGCGGGTGCGCGTCACGAGATCCGGGCGCGTTACGTCGTCGGTGCCGACGGTTCCCACAGCGTATGCCGCAAGCTGGTGCCGGAGGCGCAGCGCTCGCAGTTCTTCCGCGAATACCCCTTCGCCTGGTTCGGCCTGCTGGTCGAGACGCCGAAGAACGCTCCAGAGCTCATCTACGCCCACTCCGAGCACGGCTTCGCCCTGGTCAGTCAGCGCTCCGACACCGTGCAACGTCTTTATTTCCAATGCGATCCGGACGAGTCCGTCGATGCGTGGTCTGACGAACAGATCTGGTCCACCCTGCACGATCGCCTCAGCGGGGACGACGGTTTCGAGTTGCACACCGGCCCGATCATCGACAAGTCGGTGCTGCGCTTCCGCTCCTTCGTGCAGCAGCCGATGCGGTGGGGCTCGATGCTGCTGGCGGGTGATGCGGCCCACACGGTGCCGCCGACCGGCGCGCGCGGGCTCAACCTCGCTCTGCACGACGTCCGGGTGCTCGCGCCGATCCTGGTGCGTGCCCTCGGCGCAGCCGGTGACTCCGCCCTCGACGACTACGAACCGCAAGCCCTCGAACGTGTATGGCGCGCGCAGAACTTCTCGTTCTGGATGACCCAGATGCTGCACAATCCGCCTGCCGCAACGGGATTCGACCTTCAGCGGCAACTCGGTGAACTCAGCAATGTCGTCGGCACCCGTGCCGGTCGCGCCTACCTGGCCGAGCAGTACACCGGCTGGCCCTCTGCAGGCGGACCGGTCGGCTGA
- a CDS encoding alpha/beta hydrolase → MTDRTFRRRALAGGICLTLGCGVAAVAAAPSAHAAGTVTHYSGSLPDGATWIADVPSNWKGTLVLYSHGFGNLDAADAPNAAAQTALLDAGYALVGSSYSGSSLWALASAKNDQFAALAAIEKQIPKPTTILAFGTSMGGLISAQETQDANGRIEGTLTTCGLVGGGVNLNNYQLDGEYAISQLLAPSERIQLVNYVNSDQTTKAINQLSAAVSSAQSTAAGRARIALAAALLNTPDWLTGTAAPKAHDYLGQEQQEAAWLPQQLAFVIGARPSIEAAVGGNASWNVGVNYGKLISESAFYQQVSTLYRQAGLSLAKDTWNLTTHTNIKPDVAALRKLQATSTVNGHLQVPELDMHTISDQLSPIAYENWYRKQVDNAGDGALLRQSYVAAVGHCNFTSSELLAGLQSVQQRVKTGRWGNTSAASLNKAAAATGLGAGAFVDFAPPTFVNARKYWF, encoded by the coding sequence ATGACCGATCGCACATTCCGCCGACGCGCGCTGGCCGGCGGCATCTGTCTCACGCTCGGCTGCGGTGTCGCTGCCGTTGCTGCAGCCCCCTCGGCACACGCCGCGGGCACTGTGACCCACTACTCGGGATCACTGCCGGATGGCGCCACCTGGATCGCCGACGTCCCGTCGAACTGGAAGGGCACTCTGGTGCTCTACAGCCACGGCTTCGGCAACCTCGACGCAGCAGATGCGCCGAATGCCGCCGCCCAGACCGCGCTGCTCGACGCCGGGTACGCGCTCGTCGGATCGTCATACTCGGGGTCATCGCTCTGGGCACTCGCCTCGGCGAAGAACGACCAGTTCGCCGCGCTGGCGGCGATCGAAAAACAGATTCCCAAGCCGACAACAATCCTGGCGTTCGGCACCTCGATGGGCGGGCTGATCAGCGCGCAGGAGACGCAGGACGCCAACGGTCGGATCGAGGGCACCCTCACCACCTGCGGTCTGGTCGGCGGCGGCGTCAACCTCAACAACTACCAACTCGACGGCGAGTATGCGATCTCGCAACTGCTGGCGCCGAGCGAGCGCATCCAACTGGTCAACTACGTGAACAGCGACCAGACGACCAAGGCGATCAACCAGTTGTCGGCCGCAGTCAGTTCGGCGCAGTCGACCGCGGCCGGACGCGCCCGGATCGCCCTCGCAGCGGCTCTGCTCAACACCCCCGACTGGCTCACCGGCACCGCCGCACCGAAGGCGCACGACTACCTCGGTCAGGAGCAGCAGGAGGCGGCTTGGCTGCCGCAGCAGTTGGCCTTCGTGATCGGTGCCCGACCGTCGATCGAGGCTGCAGTCGGCGGCAACGCCTCGTGGAACGTCGGGGTCAACTACGGCAAGCTGATCTCGGAATCCGCTTTCTACCAACAGGTTTCGACGCTCTACCGGCAGGCCGGACTCAGCCTCGCAAAGGACACCTGGAATCTGACGACGCACACGAACATCAAGCCGGACGTCGCCGCGCTGCGGAAGCTGCAGGCGACCTCCACGGTCAACGGTCACCTGCAGGTGCCGGAGCTGGACATGCACACGATCTCCGACCAGCTCTCGCCGATCGCCTACGAGAACTGGTACCGCAAGCAGGTCGACAATGCCGGCGACGGTGCACTGCTGCGCCAGTCGTATGTCGCAGCCGTCGGTCACTGCAACTTCACCTCCTCCGAACTGCTCGCCGGTTTGCAGTCCGTGCAGCAGCGCGTCAAGACCGGCCGGTGGGGCAACACCAGCGCCGCTAGCCTGAACAAGGCTGCCGCGGCGACCGGTCTGGGTGCGGGTGCGTTCGTCGACTTCGCGCCGCCGACCTTCGTCAACGCACGCAAATACTGGTTCTGA
- a CDS encoding NEW3 domain-containing protein, with product MRQISTAVQHRRGWRRSIGALVTTTLVGSVTVMAQFAMAAPPAHALDNGLAALPQMGWNDWNAFGCNVSAQLIEQTADRMVADGMKAAGYDYVNIDDCWMEKSRDAQGNLVPDPTKFPQGIKAVADYVHSKGLKLGIYEDAGTATCAGYPGSLGHEQQDADSFASWGVDYLKYDNCNNAGSSTTQQYIDRYIAMRDALANTTPKRKIFYSLCEWGVNDPWTWGPQVGNSWRTTGDINDSWGSMMSNFQQNVNLYPYAKPGGWNDPDMLEVGNGGQTTTEYQSEFSLWAMMNAPLISGTDLRTISAADLAIYTNKKVIALDQDSLAKQAIPVPIGGEPAGNNGLWVLEKPLSNGDTAVALFNSNGTAQTMSATSAELSLGNGKKFTLDNLWSNKTTQTGTTISATVPAHGTVLYRVKKGSQASVAPSTVVSMNGTPAAAQPGQSYTATATLTNNAKVKLTTATLKLKVPAGWKASATSATTFNNIRAGGSVSATFSVTVGSASTPIESDTTTAVAQYAWSGGITSNSSDAQVQLVSPVQSPNLTFSSASDVPAVYGQSGDDFAVSGGGTDLWGSDDNYSTIYRKGAVSTDSTITTTVASVANLSGYGKTGILVRNDITAAGTGPEGVILFTSPSGGIQLEWASGGSTQISQVTPANGTIPNTVPVELKLVRNGQSYTGYYSTNNGSTWTTVGTATLSGQAATQDAGLFVTSHDPGSPATTQFNGFNVS from the coding sequence ATGAGACAGATCTCGACTGCAGTTCAACACCGCCGTGGATGGCGGCGATCGATCGGTGCACTGGTCACGACGACCCTCGTCGGCAGTGTCACGGTGATGGCACAGTTCGCGATGGCCGCACCGCCCGCCCACGCGCTCGACAACGGCCTGGCCGCGCTGCCACAGATGGGCTGGAACGACTGGAACGCCTTCGGCTGCAACGTGAGCGCCCAGCTGATCGAACAGACCGCAGACCGGATGGTCGCCGACGGGATGAAAGCCGCGGGGTACGACTACGTCAACATCGACGACTGCTGGATGGAGAAATCCCGAGATGCGCAGGGCAATCTCGTCCCGGACCCGACGAAGTTCCCGCAGGGCATCAAGGCCGTTGCTGACTATGTGCACAGCAAGGGTCTCAAACTGGGCATCTACGAGGACGCCGGAACTGCGACGTGCGCGGGTTATCCGGGCAGCCTCGGTCACGAGCAGCAGGACGCCGACTCATTTGCCAGCTGGGGGGTCGACTATCTGAAGTACGACAATTGCAACAACGCGGGCAGCAGCACGACCCAGCAGTACATCGACCGTTACATCGCGATGCGCGACGCGCTGGCCAACACGACCCCGAAGCGCAAGATCTTCTACAGCCTCTGCGAGTGGGGCGTCAACGACCCGTGGACATGGGGCCCCCAGGTCGGCAACTCCTGGCGCACGACCGGCGACATCAATGACAGCTGGGGGTCGATGATGTCGAACTTTCAGCAGAACGTGAATCTGTACCCCTACGCGAAGCCTGGTGGATGGAACGACCCCGACATGCTCGAGGTCGGCAACGGCGGTCAAACCACCACCGAGTATCAGAGCGAGTTCAGCCTGTGGGCGATGATGAACGCGCCGCTGATCTCCGGCACGGACCTGCGCACGATCTCGGCGGCCGACCTTGCGATCTACACCAACAAGAAGGTCATCGCACTCGACCAGGACAGCCTTGCCAAGCAGGCGATCCCCGTTCCGATCGGCGGCGAGCCGGCAGGCAACAACGGATTGTGGGTTCTGGAGAAGCCACTGTCCAACGGTGACACCGCTGTCGCCCTGTTCAACAGCAACGGCACCGCACAGACCATGAGCGCGACGTCCGCCGAACTCAGTTTGGGCAATGGCAAGAAATTCACGCTGGACAACCTGTGGTCCAACAAGACCACCCAGACCGGGACGACGATCAGCGCCACTGTGCCGGCTCACGGCACCGTCCTCTATCGCGTGAAAAAGGGATCACAGGCCTCGGTCGCGCCCAGCACGGTCGTTTCCATGAACGGCACACCTGCTGCGGCACAGCCAGGACAGTCCTACACCGCGACTGCCACCCTCACGAACAACGCGAAGGTCAAGCTGACGACAGCGACGCTGAAGCTCAAGGTTCCTGCCGGCTGGAAGGCCAGCGCCACCTCGGCGACGACCTTCAACAACATCAGGGCCGGAGGCAGTGTCTCGGCAACGTTCTCGGTAACCGTGGGAAGCGCCTCGACACCGATCGAGAGCGACACCACCACTGCTGTTGCGCAGTACGCCTGGTCGGGCGGGATCACATCGAACTCCTCCGACGCGCAGGTGCAACTCGTCTCGCCGGTGCAGTCGCCGAACCTGACATTCTCGTCCGCGTCGGACGTGCCTGCGGTATACGGGCAATCCGGTGATGACTTTGCCGTTTCCGGTGGTGGTACGGACCTGTGGGGAAGCGACGACAACTACTCGACGATCTACCGCAAGGGCGCCGTGTCGACCGATTCGACGATCACAACGACCGTTGCCTCGGTCGCGAACCTCTCTGGGTACGGCAAAACCGGGATTCTGGTGCGCAATGACATCACCGCAGCCGGTACGGGGCCAGAGGGCGTCATCTTGTTCACCTCGCCCTCCGGTGGGATCCAACTCGAATGGGCAAGCGGCGGGAGCACTCAGATCAGCCAGGTGACTCCGGCCAACGGAACGATTCCCAACACCGTGCCGGTCGAGTTGAAGCTGGTGCGCAACGGCCAGAGTTACACCGGCTACTACTCGACCAACAACGGCTCGACCTGGACGACGGTAGGCACCGCCACCCTGAGTGGACAAGCGGCCACCCAGGACGCCGGATTGTTCGTGACCTCACACGACCCCGGTTCGCCGGCGACGACCCAGTTCAACGGCTTCAACGTCTCCTAG
- a CDS encoding HIT family protein: MFDTVAGIAALASNIQQSATRVFDAVTPIAAAPSTSPISPGRTRHGCARVDDMSDTCLVCDEISGAVPVPGEHLETTDLVTVFQCPVLAPATDIYAGYLFVVPRRHVAGFSGLTDTEAAAVGLAIAHWSKALELAGAERVYVVRTGHAVDHLHVHLIPRWPETPKEVSWLHVDDWDGARRLDSADAAEFVSALRATRSF, encoded by the coding sequence ATGTTCGACACCGTGGCTGGAATAGCCGCCCTGGCGTCGAATATCCAGCAGAGCGCCACCAGAGTATTCGACGCGGTGACTCCTATTGCCGCCGCGCCGTCGACGTCGCCGATTTCCCCCGGCCGAACCCGCCATGGCTGTGCGAGGGTGGATGACATGAGCGACACATGCCTCGTCTGTGACGAGATCAGCGGCGCCGTTCCTGTGCCGGGCGAGCACCTTGAGACCACAGACCTGGTGACCGTCTTTCAGTGTCCAGTCCTCGCTCCGGCAACCGACATTTACGCTGGCTACCTGTTTGTCGTTCCGCGCCGGCATGTCGCAGGATTCAGCGGCTTGACCGACACTGAGGCAGCAGCTGTGGGTTTGGCGATTGCTCATTGGTCAAAAGCTCTGGAACTCGCAGGCGCCGAGCGCGTGTATGTCGTCCGCACGGGTCACGCCGTCGACCACCTCCACGTCCATCTCATTCCAAGGTGGCCAGAGACTCCGAAGGAAGTCTCCTGGTTGCATGTCGACGACTGGGACGGCGCGCGACGTCTGGATTCCGCGGATGCAGCCGAGTTTGTGTCAGCTCTTCGCGCGACAAGATCCTTCTGA